DNA from Macrobrachium rosenbergii isolate ZJJX-2024 chromosome 13, ASM4041242v1, whole genome shotgun sequence:
TTATTACAGAAGTATCATTAAAAAGATTTTCCTGCCCTTCTACCAACATGCTTTTTCCAGAATGTCTGCCATACTTTAGCAgtatattttaataacattaaatgcTTGCAAgtaaacacaattttttttcttaataatcctGGCTGAAAGGTTCGGGAGGGTCTTACGTGCATGGGGGCCTTAAATGCCATCAAACATGGTACCTTTTCTTTATGGAGACAGTtctgaataattatttataagtaATTTTGCCATTTGATAGGTTGGTCTTTTTAATACGAACTCTGTGGATTTGTTTTGAGTACCCAAACATCCATGCTTAAGTGGTGCTAATGTTATCCTATTCATTGAAGGTGGAACACTTCAGAATAGAAAGAAATGATTTGACTACTTGAGTAGTCATTTAAAGCATTTTCTTGTAGTAAAGTGGTATAGTATGTAATAGTATTTTTTGCCAATGGTACTTTAGAACACTACAAAACATGTATAGCTAAGTAGTATAATAAGCTATGTTTCTTACCATCACTGCTTTTAGACACATCCACTTGTAGTTGAACTTTTCCAAGAAATAATTGTACATAGATTTCAATTTacagtttattaaaatataaaatatattgataatttttttgtgtaaagtAGAACTTTTCTAAGTgtttataaactgtatatactTTTTCAGTGGACATcaataataaaagcagaaataCTTGTGGAAAATGGCTTGGATTTTTAGGTGGTTTTAATTGATGCATTATTAAAAGACTTGGATTGCCTTGAAATTTGATGCAAGATAAATTTTACAAGGGCAAAATGGTTACAAGCAAatacttttttgatatttttcatattttacctaaTTAAGTGTAATGAGCAAGCCAGAACTGTTGTCCTTACAGTTTTGAATGTAAATAACCTGAAATGAAAGGATTAGAGACATACCTTACAACATCATATCTAGTGGAAAATACACATGTAAAGGACCGTATGTGTTTTCCACTAGGAAAAAACATACGTACCCTTACACGTGAAAATGATGGACATTTACCATATAAACAAATGGTAAGTTACTATCTAACATTGATGAGTTTTggacatatttatttaaagaaacttcTTCATAGTGTACTTCTGTTACTGTGGTAATGTGAAATAAATTGTATTCTTTTGGCCAGCCCCTGGAAGTCTAGTTTTGTGCTTGGTGGTCTGGTGAATAACAATTCTATAATCACAATATGCAGCTCTTTTCAGTTGATCTTCTAGAAGCTATAGCTGAAATATTCATTAAGTAaagtattttattactgtatgattatgaaatatattttcaccaGTTCACTTCTGAACTACTAgggaatttcatgtaaaatggATTAAAAGAATTTTCTAGTGAAGTTACCTGGTATACAGTTTTCAGTTTCTTCAAGTCTTTGTTCTTTCTACAAAAAGATGTATTGATTTTTTCTGTAAGATTTTGTAAAACTTAAATTTAAGCACTTTCACCCATAACAGACCTTGTCTTTTGAAGTCCATGTCTTGAATATCAGAATATCTGATTTATGAAACTGTACTCATGTCCTGAATATCGAAATTTCATGAGACTGATGAAACTGTACTCTAGAGctctaaacaaaataatttagttGACCCACTCCAGGCTATTTGACAGTTTTTTCTTCTCCAGTACTGTAGTATAGAGGTAATAGTAGTTTTTTACACTGTTGTAGTGGATAGCAGTCCTGCAAAGATTGAAATCCATTGTAATAACTTTGATATTGCATATACTTTAGGTTTGAAGTTAACTTTTGACAGTTTGTAAGGTCGCAATTATCACTGCAACGAAGTTCCTGCTAGTGTATTCTGCTGCCTGTTGCTGTTTTGCATTATTGATGCCAAAGATATTTGGTAGAAAAAATGCCATGACAAAGTCTTGGTGTGTGATGCATCAAGACGTAGAAGGGCAGATATAATGCTGTGCAATAATGATCTAGGCAAGCTCCAGTTGTACTATAATGTAGAGCAAGTGATAATCAGAGTAGTGTTTGTCCTTATAGTGTATGCTCAGTCTGTTTCATGTTTTTTGCAGTACAGCTAATGTCAAGACAGAATTAGccaaaaattttaattctctaaGTCACTGGACaaattttctgacattttatatttagatcataaataattaagttttcaaGTGGTACTAGGTACCATCCCTTCCCTAACCCTGCATGCAAACAATCATCATTATGCACCACATTTGTTAAAATGTAACTAAAATGTCTCCAATATCCCTCAGTAAGATCCgacataaatatgttttgttacaAAAGTTGAATGTTCTGCCCAAGATTTATGTAGAGTAATACAAGTGCCTTGGTTACCCTTTTGATTAATTATAACAGTATCTGACAATCTACCTTGTTAAACAGTACAGTTAGCACTGTCTGATGCTGTGTGGTgagtttttgtttacaaacttacTTTTGTTTGTAAGGAGAACTTTCTGTAATCATTTGAATgatatttctctttcaaaatgTGATCATTTGTACAGTAGCATGGAATCTGGAATCGTTTTCTTGGCAACCCAGTTTTGCTGAGTTGTACAACGTAAAGCTACTTGAATTCATGGTGATGccatttctcaaatattttagtaatttgcCTACTTCTGAACCCATGCAACTATTGTAAGTAGCCTTATTGCTATGCAATGGACTCAGGCTGTTACAATCCTTCCACATGCACTGCTGCTGCTCCAAATAAGGAAAGTGGCCTTCATGTATTGCAAGCAGAGTCATTGAATGATGCAAGTTCCTGCTCTTCATGGTTTTAGATTTAGGAACACACCAGAGCCACTTTTCACTAttgtatcatacatatataaatagatattttaaatagactttataatatttctctttaattttcattattaccatcagccattttgtaataaaaataaccattatatCAGAATTCttgttattaaaaatttgtaCATTTGAACTATTGTAGTTACTATATTCAAATCATAAATTCTGTAAATTATAGCCATAAGCTTATAGTTTTATCTGTATAAATGCTCATTGCTTAATAAATTTTCAACCAAAGATGCCAATATTTACAGTCTGACAGTTTGATAAACCTTTGTATCTCTGTTTAAAAGGTAAGGTGGGTCCAAAAACACTATTCAGCACCAAAATGAATTATCAAACGATAGCTAGCAAGTAGACAGATGGTTGACATAAGCAAGGTATGTACCAGACAACTTATAAACTAGAAAGAACTCATCATTAACTGatataatcatttttgtttataaaataacaTCTTTAAAACTTTCTGCAGTTGCTTCCCTCAGAGTTAGTGTaaaaaatatgcttattttttGTAGTACAGATATCTAACTACATGTACTGTATctcaattttcaaagtaatttatattttttctatgtatataaACCTGGGCCTTTTATGTAGGAATATTTCTCCACATGAGCTGCAATTGGTCATTGAATCTGGGTAAAAAGGTAGTTAACTGGAGGTATGGAGATAGGTGAGAGGGCAAAACCCCCAATAACCAGCACCAAGCAGTTTTTCCAGCATCAAGGACTAAATTGGGTGGGCTGCCAGACACCTGCCCTCATTGCTTGCCAACCGAAAAGTTGCTAGGGACAGGCCAACCCCTTTGGGTTCTTGAGCTTTTGCCCAGGATGTAGTAACTTTCTCTTCACAGGACGAATTGTACTCTTAATGTGTGAGGCCATAAAGGGTGCTCTGACACTACCTTTTTGCACCTGCTGGTACTATAGAGACCCAAACGCTGTTGTAAGAGGTTTAGTCCTCAAAGAAAGCACAACAAGGCTCACACTCAACACAAAAGCATCTCATTTGGTTCCCTGCTAACAAATTCTTGGAGGAAGGTACTAAGAGATACTGGAGTCTGCTTGTACTGAAGAGAACCCAACACTCATAAGAGGTTGGGTTCTTAAAGAAAGTGCTTCAGGGCTCACACTCACTTAGCCCCCTGCTAACAAATTCTCAGAGGAAGGGTGCCAAGAGACAGCCTGCTGGTACTATGGAAACCCCAACAACGTCTTagcccttaagggacgggctaaatacatatcaagcacacccccaaGACCGGGGCAAActttaaggatggccaatttaagaaacaaacacatcaatggaaaaaggaagatatgcaaatgcacatagtgtaagaaaaattattctaatatttttccctaccttccacaggaagaagttgaaagtgactatttacaaccctgtgtggagCCTCTTTTACAACATactcataaaaatgttaattttaccaagttatgcaagttttttctaatattttacttactttgtaaaattataattacagctcatacagtatcataacaggtaagaactaaaatcagtaacaaattctgagtatatttgttgtaaaatatttacgagatttacagagttggggagatgcagtaactttttgagaggtatacatatgttttttctaatatttctttccaaattacaattatagctgacatactatcatacaagataagaactaaaacccacagcaatccctgggtatatttatgagcaaataaataaaaggatgtCCTGGAGAGGCAGTACATTaaccctctgaaatctcaaggcatactgatcgatgTCTCTCCTGAGCTTAGCTGTTATAGtcgccataagtcatttatggaccattgaaatgctatgaacatctttcctgctatTCATCCAAACTGAATggcgcataatattaatacttataTGAGTCATCCCacccatcacccaaaacctgttatagatactcatatgaggattcccgtccattaaCGGTTAAAGAGGTGGGTTCCCAAAAGAAGCACTGCAGGGCTCCCACAAGGAGATTCTTTATGTCCAGCCACCAAGTAAGTCCTACCTTACTGATCTGCTCAACAGTACAAGCTGGGAAGGTCTTCTGAAGCTGACCAATGCTGCCTCAGTTACCACAGAAGTGAGTGTACTGTAGGTGGAGGTGCCCATGAAGAATAAGCTTCTCACTAGACAACACATAACCAAGGACTACCTGTCAAGCTGAGCTGGTTGATCCTGTCAAAACAGGAACTGTGCTGAAACCACCTTGAGCCAGATGACACAAGTGTCTGAAGGAAAGACATTCTTGttatatctatcagcatgcccaagtACATTTCCCAATCTTTGAGCATGAGGTCTGACTGCTCTCATTTTATCATGATCCCCAGGTCACAACATGTGATAAAATAGTCTTGTAAAGCATATGCATCTCCAATGACACCAGCATTAGAAAATCATATAGCTGATGCAGCAAGCATACACAGTTGTCCTTTCTAATGGAATCCAACAAGGAACATACCATTCCCATCTTGAACCAAGTCTGTAGAACAAATTTGCTCAATGATATCAGTGACTAATACCcagtcattttctttattaggAAGAGATGACTATAAAAGCTGGGAGAGCAGTCATCTATGGCTTGACAGTGCATTACTCTCTGACATACCCTTTGCCTCTGCTAATAGAGCCAGAGCTTTCAAGAATCCTGGAAAGGTTAGGGAATGGTATTGGTAAACAAGATAAAAAGGGCATTGGGTCTTGAAAGGTAGTCGGTAACTGTCCCTTTAAAGGACACAGACTACCAAGGGCTCTGCCACCTTGCCCTGTGGCATGATAGGCGTCCCCTACTTATTTCCACTAGAGAGGGGGAAATGCCAACCTCTGCAAgtgtcctccctcctccttccctttacTCTTCCTGGCTAAAgctggagagagggagagagaattaaagGGCTGAGAAAACTCCTGGCCTTTCCTATAGCAAAAAGTTTAGGTTCTTTGTCCATGTTTAATGGAGGAGAGACCCTCCCAACAGTAGACACATAAGGTATGGCCACCCTTGAAGGCTTGGCTGGGGGGTTCCCCTTGTCACCCTGGAGGACTTGGAGACCGCATGATGGATCAAGGTATCCAGGCTATCAGATCTCTTTTCTACTACCACCTAgactctttttaaaaaaaaaacagtatcaaGAGGAATCCAAGACCAATCCAGTCTGCTGAGTGACACTATTCTTGGATAAACTTGTCAGGAGAGGGGTGGCAATACTAAATTCCAGTGGAACTTCTTGTAAGAGGGCTTCCAAGACCTCTTCCCTCCACAGAAGGAAGGAGAGGTGGATGACGAGGTGAAGGGAGAAGATATGCACTTGCACTTCTTCACCTTATTTCATCCATGACTTTTACTGTCCTCAgctaaagtaaaaaatgtgtaacAAGAAGCAGCAACAGACTCAAATGTGGACCTAAGCAGCTGCACAAGTGGGAAAACTCCAGTGCAGTATTCATGTCAGAATTAAACTGAGACTGGTTGACAAGCATGTTCAGAGAACCCTGTATAAACCTTACTTGAGACAGTCTTCCTCCAACTGCCATCACAAACCCCCGAAAAATGTGGCTCACTCTAAGTCCTCATGCCTTTTGTTTTGTGGAGCCAGCTACTGTATTCTGGTGGCTATATTAGTTATTTGGTGCATGCATTTGTTATCTCCCCTATTCATGACCATTTTGCAGCTTCAAGTACTAATCAGACCTTAGTCTGTTTATGTACTTGGAACATTAAATATCACATAAAATTAATTGGTGTATATTTACTTCAGTAActttaaattcattatatttcacaTAGGTTAAACCTAACCCTGAAATTTATAAATAGGAGTTTTAGCCCCATCTGACCAGTTATCCCATCAAGATGGACAAAACCAAATGTCCCGAATATTATCATTAGTTAATTTAACCAGACAATAGTTAAAACCTGTCAAATAagaggtaaaaaacaaaaatatactataattcatttttatatttcagcacCTTGTCATCTTTCACATAATATAAGCAATAGAGATGTCACAACCAGAATGTTAATACTATTACCAAGAactctgtatttttgtttcatagttAGTGATGGAGGAAATGAAAACCATTTTGGAAAGCACATTAGTCTTAAAATTTCACTGGCTGTGAAATATCTGAACTTTAACTGTTTTAAAAGATCAAGTCTCTTTGGATCACCTAACTCTAATCTTGACAGCTTATTATAAACTTCATCCACATCAAGATCACTGTTTCCTTTGATAACAGAACCAGTACCTTCAACATAATGACCATAACCTTTGGTGAAACAACAACTTCTCTTGGATTCTCTATCAACAATATCCAGTATCATACAATACTTACTTAATACCTTGTCTTTTAACAAATAAGGTTCCACATTTATGTCACTTTCCATGAATGAGCTCAGAGAAAGTGAAAGATCAGAGTATGACTTTCTTGGCTGGtgcaattcattatttatatttccatggAAGTTACGAAGAAGATTTTGAAGGGAATTAATAACAGGCTTTCCACAATTTGCACAAATTTCCCTTGCATCAGGTAAGACAGGAGCCTGGATATCTCTTTCCCTTCTGATGCATAAGCATGCTGTTAGCTCTTCCTTAATCTGAAAACATTAGCAGTACATTAACAAAAGCATGAGAAAGCGGGCTGTCCCAATTCTTATCACATCTATATTTTACCAACTCTTTacaataaggaaataaaacagaatacaatACCTCATTTGAGACATCTAGACAGAAAGGGTAGAGCTGCTGTTTGGCTAGAAGATAATACCTCAAACGTGAATTTGGAATCCCAAACTCGGTTGGTGATAACAGGAACTCCTGTAAGTGACATAGagatttttatagtaaaaatactaaaacatcTCTCCTTTATTTTATGACAGTAGTCTAATGAATGTtaccaaataaaatacaatttgttgGTGTATCAAAAGcacacaaataacaaaatttagacttataaattttacaaaacctGAATTGGACAGGAATTAATATACTTTAAAggtcatttacaattttttcttaaatttttggcattgtctaatttttttttatcttgttacagACCTGCCAAACATAATTCTTGCTCCTCAGCATTTCCATGAGTTGCTCCCTTGCCAAAGATTTTTCAAAGCCAGCCACATTCTCCAGTAAAATCATTTTTGGTGGATGGGATAATTTTTCAAGGAGGCTTATCAAATGCAACAAAGAAGATGTACGAGTGTCCTCAACATCGCGTTTCAGACCCTGCCTGAAAAGAAGCATGAGTTGTATTGTCCATCAAAACTCTTATTAGAAAGGATGCatattgtgtgtgcataatgATCATTATAGGTAACTACACCTACTGTGTTTAAGCAGCTGCAATCAAGATTATTGGGCAATGAGAAAGATCCAACCACAAACAAATgtgcagaaatgaaaaataaatgtatagacAGAAAACAAACTACAGTATAcacaatgaatataaatatatccttAATTTACCTTCAGAATTCTGACTTAAGAAGTAATAGCCTTAAAAACTTCCGCCCAAAAATTTTGCAATACATACAGTACCATTATTACTacagcgctttttttttttaattgtcaattttcaatcttatcaattaaaaaattgtcagtttccaatctattaacccttaaacaccgggcctctatttacaaaagtgtctgccatatgccggcagggtttgggagttagcgctgaagcggaaagaaagttttttcaaaaaatcacagcacgcttagttttaaagattaagagttcatttttggcttttttttctcattgcctgaagtttagtatgcaaccatcagaaatgaaaaaaaataccattatcatatataaatattggaatatatgacagcgcgaaattttttttttatataattgtatacaaatcatgctgtgagcaaaacggttaaatctaatgagctattttttttttcgttgtattgtacattaaattgcaatgattttggtatataacaaattgtaaaacgatcaaagcaacacagagaaaatatcacaaatgaattcgtaacgctcggacgtaaaaaaaagttttttcaaaaattcaccataaattgaaatattttgctagaaacttctcatttgttgcaaaatgaaggtaaatgattgaatattactagaatgtaagaatttttgcttacaattgcatttttcgaccattttggtcgagtcaaagttgaccaaaggttgaaatttcggcacttactgtgatttatatgaaaatatttcaaaactgataaaagctacaaccatgagttattttttgttgtattctacatgaaattgcacacattttcatatataaaactttaagtaacagctaatataaaatggtgcaaaaattacgacataGTGACTAGagaaattatgagattttcagcagagttaacaCGCGCGGAGGTaaagagaaagttttttcaaaaattcaccataaatcgaaatattgtgctagagacttcttgtttgttgcaaaatgaaggtaaatgattgaatattactaaaatgtaagagttttagcttacaattcatttttcgaccatttaaaattcgagtcaaagttgaccaaggttgaaattttggcacttatcgtgatttatatgaaaatatttcaaaattgatagaagctacaaccatgagttattttttgttgtattctacatgaaattgtgcacattttcatatataaaaactttatgtaacggctaatataaaactgtgcaaaaattacaacaaagtgactaaagaatttttgagattgtaagagcctgacaccgtctcttccaaatacgtgttcgtgtgttcgtcgtccattggagtggcgagacgtttggcgtcttcacaaacagaaacatacacacagtttgatacattggaacattatgagtacatgattagaatgcttgcatgg
Protein-coding regions in this window:
- the Mt2 gene encoding tRNA (cytosine(38)-C(5))-methyltransferase produces the protein MQANGMQQPLRILELYSGIGGMRVAAKESGLQFDIVGSYEINTTALEVYQHNFPKTPKAYNIMGLTLDHLESLSPDVIMMSPPCQPFTRQGLKRDVEDTRTSSLLHLISLLEKLSHPPKMILLENVAGFEKSLAREQLMEMLRSKNYVWQEFLLSPTEFGIPNSRLRYYLLAKQQLYPFCLDVSNEIKEELTACLCIRRERDIQAPVLPDAREICANCGKPVINSLQNLLRNFHGNINNELHQPRKSYSDLSLSLSSFMESDINVEPYLLKDKVLSKYCMILDIVDRESKRSCCFTKGYGHYVEGTGSVIKGNSDLDVDEVYNKLSRLELGDPKRLDLLKQLKFRYFTASEILRLMCFPKWFSFPPSLTMKQKYRVLGNSINILVVTSLLLILCER